A window of Mus pahari unplaced genomic scaffold, PAHARI_EIJ_v1.1 scaffold_11465_1, whole genome shotgun sequence genomic DNA:
GTGGATAAGAtggtagctctcagctactgcttagGCACCATttttgccatcattgggaagagaggccccttggacttgcaaactttNNNNNNNNNNNNNNNNNNNNNNNNNNNNNNNNNNNNNNNNNNNNNNNNNNNNNNNNNNNNNNNNNNNNNNNNNNNNNNNNNNNNNNNNNNNNNNNNNNNNNNNNNNNNNNNNNNNNNNNNNNNNNNNNNNNNNNNNNNNNNNNNNNNNNNNNNNNNNNNNNNNNNNNNNNNNNNNNNNNNNNNNNNNNNNNNNNNNNNNNNNNNNNNNNNNNNNNNNNNNNNNNNNNNNNNNNNNNNNNNNNNNNNNNNNNNNNNNNNNNNNNNNNNNNNNNNNNNNNNNNNNNNNNNNNNNNNNNNNNNNNNNNNNNNNNNNNNNNNNNNNNNNNNNNNNNNNNNNNNNNNNNNNNNNNNNNNNNNNNNNNNNNNNNNNNNNNNNNNNNNNNNNNNNNNNNNNNNNNNNNNNNNNNNNNNNNNNNNNNNNNNNNNNNNNNNNNNNNNNNNNNNNNNNNNNNNNNNNNNNNNNNNNNNNNNNNNNNNNNNNNNNNNNNNNNNNNNNNNNNNNNNNNNNNNNNNNNNNNNNNNNNNNNNNNNNNNNNNNNNNNNNNNNNNNNNNNNNNNNNNNNNNNNNNNNNNNNNNNNNNNNNNNNNNNNNNNNNNNNNNNNNNNNNNNNNNNNNNNNNNNNNNNNNNNNNNNNNNNNNNNNNNNNNNNNNNNNNNNNNNNNNNNNNNNNNNNNNNNNNNNNNNNNNNNNNNNNNNNNNNNNNNNNNNNNNNNNNNNNNNNNNNNNNNNNNNNNNNNNNNNNNNNNNNNNNNNNNNNNNNNNNNNNNNNNNNNNNNNNNNNNNNNNNNNNNNNNNNNNNNNNNNNNNNNNNNNNNNNNNNNNNNNNNNNNNNNNNNNNNNNNNNNNNNNNNNNNNNNNNNNNNNNNNNNNNNNNNNNNNNNNNNNNNNNNNNNNNNNNNNNNNNNNNNNNNNNNNNNNNNNNNNNNNNNNNNNNNNNNNNNNNNNNNNNNNNNNNNNNNNNNNNNNNNNNNNNNNNNNNNNNNNNNNNNNNNNNNNNNNNNNNNNNNNNNNNNNNNNNNNNNNNNNNNNNNNNNNNNNNNNNNNNNNNNNNNNNNNNNNNNNNNNNNNNNNNNNNNNNNNNNNNNNNNNNNNNNNNNNNNNNNNNNNNNNNNNNNNNNNNNNNNNNNNNNNNNNNNNNNNNNNNNNNNNNNNNNNNNNNNNNNNNNNNNNNNNNNNNNNNNNNNNNNNNNNNNNNNNNNNNNNNNNNNNNNNNNNNNNNNNNNNNNNNNNNNNNNNNNNNNNNNNNNNNNNNNNNNNNNNNNNNNNNNNNNNNNNNNNNNNNNNNNNNNNNNNNNNNNNNNNNNNNNNNNNNNNNNNNNNNNNNNNNNNNNNNNNNNNNNNNNNNNNNNNNNNNNNNNNNNNNNNNNNNNNNNNNNNNNNNNNNNNNNNNNNNNNNNNNNNNNNNNNNNNNNNNNNNNNNNNNNNNNNNNNNNNNNNNNNNNNNNNNNNNNNNNNNNNNNNNNNNNNNNNNNNNNNNNNNNNNNNNNNNNNNNNNNNNNNNNNNNNNNNNNNNNNNNNNNNNNNNNNNNNNNNNNNNNNNNNNNNNNNNNNNNNNNNNNNNNNNNNNNNNNNNNNNNNNNNNNNNNNNNNNNNNNNNNNNNNNNNNNNNNNNNNNNNNNNNNNNNNNNNNNNNNNNNNNNNNNNNNNNNNNNNNNNNNNNNNNNNNNNNNNNNNNNNNNNNNNNNNNNNNNNNNNNNNNNNNNNNNNNNNNNNNNNNNNNNNNNNNNNNNNNNNNNNNNNNNNNNNNNNNNNNNNNNNNNNNNNNNNNNNNNNNNNNNNNNNNNNNNNNNNNNNNNNNNNNNNNNNNNNNNNNNNNNNNNNNNNNNNNNNNNNNNNNNNNNNNNNNNNNNNNNNNNNNNNNNNNNNNNNNNNNNNNNNNNNNNNNNNNNNNNNNNNNNNNNNNNNNNNNNNNNNNNNNNNNNNNNNNNNNNNNNNNNNNNNNNNNNNNNNNNNNNNNNNNNNNNNNNNNNNNNNNNNNNNNNNNNNNNNNNNNNNNNNNNNNNNNNNNNNNNNNNNNNNNNNNNNNNNNNNNNNNNNNNNNNNNNNNNNNNNNNNNNNNNNNNNNNNNNNNNNNNNNNNNNNNNNNNNNNNNNNNNNNNNNNNNNNNNNNNNNNNNNNNNNNNNNNNNNNNNNNNNNNNNNNNNNNNNNNNNNNNNNNNNNNNNNNNNNNNNNNNNNNNNNNNNNNNNNNNNNNNNNNNNNNNNNNNNNNNNNNNNNNNNNNNNNNNNNNNNNNNNNNNNNNNNNNNNNNNNNNNNNNNNNNNNNNNNNNNNNNNNNNNNNNNNNNNNNNNNNNNNNNNNNNNNNNNNNNNNNNNNNNNNNNNNNNNNNNNNNNNNNNNNNNNNNNNNNNNNNNNNNNNNNNNNNNNNNNNNNNNNNNNNNNNNNNNNNNNNNNNNNNNNNNNNNNNNNNNNNNNNNNNNNNNNNNNNNNNNNNNNNNNNNNNNNNNNNNNNNNNNNNNNNNNNNNNNNNNNNNNNNNNNNNNNNNNNNNNNNNNNNNNNNNNNNNNNNNNNNNNNNNNNNNNNNNNNNNNNNNNNNNNNNNNNNNNNNNNNNNNNNNNNNNNNNNNNNNNNNNNNNNNNNNNNNNNNNNNNNNNNNNNNNNNNNNNNNNNNNNNNNNNNNNNNNNNNNNNNNNNNNNNNNNNNNNNNNNNNNNNNNNNNNNNNNNNNNNNNNNNNNNNNNNNNNNNNNNNNNNNNNNNNNNNNNNNNNNNNNNNNNNNNNNNNNNNNNNNNNNNNNNNNNNNNNNNNNNNNNNNNNNNNNNNNNNNNNNNNNNNNNNNNNNNNNNNNNNNNNNNNNNNNNNNNNNNNNNNNNNNNNNNNNNNNNNNNNNNNNNNNNNNNNNNNNNNNNNNNNNNNNNNNNNNNNNNNNNNNNNNNNNNNNNNNNNNNNgaggatatcatcctgagtgaggtaacccaatcacaaaagaagtcacttgatatatactcagttataagtggatattagcccagaaacttagaaaacccaagatacaatttgtaaaacacaagaaaatcaagaagaaggaagaccaacttgtggataattcattcttccttagaatagggaacaaaatacccatggaaggagttacagagacaaagtttggagctgagatgaaaggatgtactatccaaaaactgctccacccaggattccatcccataatcagccacaaatgcagacactattgcatatgccagcaaaattttgctgaaaggaccctgatatagctgtctcgtgtgaggctatgccagtgcctggcaaatacagaaatggatgctcacagttatcaattagatggaacacagtgcccacaatgaaggagctagagaatgtacccaaggagctgaaggtgtctgcaaccctataagtggaacaacaatatgaaccaaccagtaccactagagctcgtgtctctagctgaatatgtacctgaagatgacctagttggccatcattgggaagagagaccccgtcatcttgcaaactttatatgacccagtacagggccaagaagtgggaatgggtgggtaggggagcagggcaggtggggggtatagggaacttttggtatagcatttcaaatgtaaatgataaaatatctaataaaaattgaaaaaaaagcaaaggcactgtctctttttaaacaaagaacattttatccaaagTTTAAGAATTCACCCTTGTAGTCCAGTGGTCCACCTGCTGTAAAACATCACCTTGAGAAATGCCCTCTTGATGTCCTTGTTTCTCAGACTGTAGACCACAGGGTTGAGCAATGGTGTAAAAGCAGTATAAAAGAGTGAGAGCTGCTTGTCTCTTTCAGGAGAGCTGCTGGAGTTGGGTCTCATGTAGATGTAAGTAGCAGGAAGATAGAAGAGTGTGACCACAGTCAGGTGGGAGGCACAGGTAGAGAAAGCCTTGCAGCGTCCCTGTGTGGACTTAATCTGGAGAATTGCCTTGGCAATATGAATGTAGGAAGTCACAATGAGGGAAATTGGAGTAACAACCACAAAAACACTCAGGACCAAGTCCACCATCTCTACAAAGTGTGTATCTATGCAAGCCAAGCTACGCACTGAAGGACCTTCACANAAGTAGTGGTTGACCCTGTTGGGCCCACAATATGGCAGACTCATGGTGAAGAAAGTATGCAATAAAGAGGAAAGNAAACCACAGATCCAAGACCCTGCTGCCAACTGTATGCACAGGTCCCAGTTGAGGATGACAGTATAGCGCAGTGGATAGCAAATGGCCACATANCGGTCATAAGCCATGACAACAAAAACCATGCACTCAGTTAAACTCANGGCACCGAACACATACATCTGTAGCCAGCAGCCAGCAAAGGAGATGGTCTGAGAGTGAGCAAGAAAATGCACTAACATCTGGGGCATGGTGGTAGTGACGTAGCTCATATCCAAAAGGGAGAGGGtacagaggaagaagtacatgggtgaaTGCAGCTGTGTGTCCAGGCAGACCAGCATGATGATGAGCCCATTGCCCAGGACTGTGCTCAGGTACATGAGAAGGAAGACAATGAAGAGGATGCTCTTGGTCGTGGGGTCACTGGAGAAGCCAAGCAggatgaactcagaaacccaaCTTTGGTTTTGTCCTAGCATCCCCCACATGGTAGAGACTGTAAGAGAATCCATTATTCTATGTGTTGTCTGACACGTGCCAGCTCTAGAGGCAGAAAGGGGAGATACAGGCTGAGGAGTTGGTTCAAATATGAAGCACTGATGCTGTTTCAGGGTACCAGACAGCTCAAAGCTATTTCTAGCCCCAATTCTCAGGAACCTGATGCCCAAATCTTACCTCCACAGTCCAGACACACACTTGGTGCATaagcatgcatatatgcaaaattcatatacataaaatgaaatataatagcttttattgaaatataaataaagtctGGAATGTGGCTTCTAAGCTCCGTGGTCAGTTCCTGTACACTCTACTCACGTTCCTGATGCTCCCAATGGCTCAGTCTCTCCAGCTATCTAACGAAGCTGATTACAGTCATGGCTTGGGATTGTGATGAATATCTAAAGCATCTCATGTAACTCCTGGAAACACCACATAACACATGACAGGTCACATGTTGTCTCACACACCGTTCTGTCTCTGGGAAGGCAAAGAAAGAGGATCCCTTAGCGAGTGGGTTAGTGACACTGAAATGATGCTCACTTGGTTCAACTGAGAGNccctgcctcaatgaataaggtgagagcaattgaggaagaaaCCCATGTCAGACtccaaacacattcacacacacttacatagacacacacatgcacacttttgcatacacatatgcacacacacagccaacctcacacacatatacacaccaaacATACGCAAAAGGAGTAAACAAACAGATGAAGCAAAAAGTACCTGTGTGAGTTAGACACAGGCccccacacatacagacacaataATAAGGATAGATATGTTTGCAGGTAATATGCTGCAGACATTGTAGTCTTCTCAGGGAATGCTGGTGGATCCTGACAGGATTCAAGCAggaaaattctttcttccttttttacttCCATAAAAAAGTCAATTCTGGACATACTGTAGATTTGAGTggtaattctaaaaaaaattaaatgtttagaATCAAACCTGATAAGTATACATATAATTATGGTATGACAAAGTAAAATTTCTTTAAGAGAACTTTCCATGGANGGAAAAAATAATGGTaagcaagaaaaccaaaaatgaagtactcaaaatatttgtaaaaagacttaaagaaacagaacatcAGACAACCCAGGAGAACACTACTGAGGGCATCTCACAGAGGCAGCTGTCTATTAGGCACTGATGAGGGTAAGAGGTTCTCAGCACCATTACTCTTCTGCACATTGCAGAGGAACACCACAGAGCCACGCCCACCTCTGCTACTCAGGCTCACATCCCCACACACCTAGCAGCATGGCTTCAGTAACACATGTCTAGTATTAACAGGGGTAACCAAATCCAAAGGGGGAGAAAATTAAAGTGATCCCTTTAGTGTGTGCTTGGCTGTGCTCCCTAAGGTTAAACATGTTCAATGCATTGTCCaacaatacaaatacaaatattaagTGTAATTCTGATACAATATATaagcacatagacacatacaaatgTATGATCAAGGAAAGACACGTTACAGAAATTTCCAAACACTAAATAGTCTGTAGTAGGGCTCCACTCATGTGCTGATGAGAAAGATGGTGCTTAAAGCAGAAGTTGCGTTTGATGGGAGTAGAAACATGAAAGACATGAAGCCATCCCCAggcttctctttctgtgtcctgaTCTTCTCTCCTAAGCAGTCACTGCTCATCACTGTCACAGCTGTCCTTTCTTTCACCCAGGTCAGGGGACCATCCTCTCCTCTggtatttttgtgtctgtttccATGTGACCCTTACCTCTAAATTTTCCTTCTTCgatgcagtttttctttttttaattcaaataattcttcagggtctggagagatggttcagcagtgaggagcactgagtgatcttccagaggtcctgagttcaattcccagcaaccacatggtggctcacagccatctataatgggatctgatactgCCTTCTAGAATGTCTGAAAtggtgacagtgtattcatattaaaaaaataactcttaaacATATCTTAACTTCTTTTGTATGATGCACTTTCACcatattcttcccctcccctacTTTTTCCAGATCCTCCGCACTGAGCTTTGAgttctttctcctcccaaatctctttcaaaacaaaagataaaaaagaaagaaaaaagaaacagcaaaaaatttaaaaacaaacagagccaacaacaacaaaaaatacctaCAAGAAAgaaaccagcaaacaaacaaaacaaagcaaagccatgGAGCCACTTTCCTGTTGGCCAACTTCCCCTGAGGATGTGGCTTACCTTGGGGTGTGACTGATGTGCACCGTGAGACTctactgaagaaaactgacctcCTCGTTTCTAGTGGGTATCAGTTGTAAATAAGTTCTTGTTTAGGGGCAGGATTTTGTGTCCACTTTTGTCTCTCTGAGCATTCATCTGCCTCAACTCATTCTTGATGAGCCTGCTGCAGTGGTTATATAAGAATTTTCAAGCTGGTCCTATGTGGCCCCAGCTGAAAGCCTTTTAACAGCTCTGAAGNCCCATCCTTTGAGGCAGANACACTGCTCATGCCTAACCTGCTCTGTGAAGACTAAGCCTCAGGATGCGGCTGTCTCATCCACCTCCCCTGTCTCCAGGCACAAATATCCATGCAAGCATACTGTGTGTCCTGTacacctctgcctctctcccaccTTAGGGCACAGCTCTGCCAGGAAGCCTTCCCTTCTGTGCTACCACCTCCCACCCCTAACCCAAGTAGGATACGTCCTGTATTTCCTGTTCATTGGCTGGTTGCAGTCTGAAGAATCCTAGATGAGTCTTTCTTCCCCTACTATTAACCAAATTCCCATACTACTAATAAAGACTTTTTACAGTAGGGTGTGACTGATTGCATGATTTCCTAACCTATGCAATTACAAAAATAACTAATactaattttgaatattttctatgttCCAACAATAGTTCCCCTAACTTTAGGCTAACATCACAACTCACTGAAAGAAGtgttattatttgtgtgttaTAGATGGACATCAAAATTCTGGAAAGGAAAGTTTGTTCCAGATTATAACACTGGCCTGAGAGAAGTGGGAGGTTAGGTGGTCTGGCCTTAGCGCCTGTCTCTCAGTCACTGCCTTCTCTGCTCTGGCACACAGGCTCCAAGTGGGAGGTGAAGAATGCAGCCCTCAGTGTCCTCTGGTTGTGCTCATTTAATTCAACACAGAGCAGAGCTCCTAGGACAGAGATTGTTGGCTACCCACAGACCAGCTCTCCTGGAGCGATTTCCCTCTTGTCTGAGTTTGGGAGGCCCTGAACTGAAAGCAGAAGAATCCAAGGGAAAAGTATCTGAGGTGGGGTTGCTACAGCGTGGGAAAATCATTTAGTCATCAACAATACTTTATATATTGTACTTTATATTTTCTCAGCTGAGTGGTCTCAGATTTAGCCCACAGTGTTCCACCAGGTGTGTTGGGCCAAATCTATTAGCACAATACTGCACATGAAGACATCAGGATTGATTTCCAGGCTAGATGATGGTACACATGGTAGCCCCAACCTACAAAGCCAGCATCTGGAAGGCTTAGGATGAATCATCTAAAGACATTCTGTACtatgtcatgagtttgaggtcaggatATGCTACAGCAGACTTACATTGCCTCACTCcccaaaatgaaataattttggcATGGTCATGGCCACAAAGAACATCAAGCTGTGTCTCTGTGGTTTGGGAGACATCTTCAGAGACAGTGAACTTCAATGCTCCCTCATGGATGGGGATTTTGCTTGGCTTGAGATCTCTGAGCTCAGGcctgaacattttttatttatcagAATGAATTGAAACAGACAAACTCTCTGTAAATATTGATTAAGATAATAacgggagggaggaggagagaaggttgaaaaacagaagaaagaagaaaatgggggaAGACATCTGGGAGTTTGAGAATTATGCACAGAGGAAGAGGATATGGATGGCTTGCCTGCTACTTACCTGCAGTCCATAGTATGTCTGAACTCCACCCACAAGCCAAACACCAGTGACCATCTTCCCACTTGTAAATCCAGGGATATGTCACTCAGTGACTGTTTCTTGCTCTTAAAAGAACTAAGCTGAAGGTGAATTCCCCCAAAGGAACAGAGTTGAGAGGGGCAGCATGCTAGGCAGCCCAGGCTCCAGAACAGTGCCAAGGTGCTATGGAGTTTGAGGGACTGAGTTTCTCAATTCCTATGCAAGGACCAGGCAACCCAGGCTCCTGAAGATTCTGTCTATAAAATCCTGATTAACAAAGGCAAGCTCAGACATTTTCACTCCATTGCAGTGGGAACAGCAGCTGAAGTTTTATGATCCAACCTTCTCCCTTAGGTTCCCCAGGAGAGCACAGAAAGGCTCATTTCAACAGGGATGTTAAGATGATTCTCAGGATGCTGGCAATGAGAGCGCTGAGGGTGGGACCCTTGGGGGCAGAACAGAAGGAAACATCCCACGGGAGAGGGCTTGTTATCTGTTCGCTTTTCTAGACTAACTAGGGAATACACACAGCTCAGAGCACAGGATATGGAACACCATCCCTTGATACACAGGTCAAGAACACAAGTTCTCATTGTGCTTCCTTTTACTGTCCAAACTTGGAGCCCAAACTCTGATGAGACCATGTTTGAATCACACTCCTCTACCTTCCTCAACAAACTTGGGCAAAACAAACTCCCTGCTGTATATGTGAGAAAGTTACCCAGCCCCTCTGGTGCCTATGAAGAGATCACAACAATGGCAACTGGAGAGTAGCTTTCAGAAAAAgacaatttctttctcaggcagAGGTCCCAgattggttcccagcatgcaaaTGGaaactcacaaacatctatacCATGAGTTATAGAGGATCTGGTAGCTGCTTGTGACTTCCCCAGGGCTCAGGCATGTGTGTGAAGTTAGAGGcaacatgctcatacacataagcagagacaaagaaaaaaagagtcaacCATgaaacagcaacatggaagtcaACATGACATTCCCATGCGAGTGGACAGAGAAAACTCTGCAAAGAGTTAATGTCCCTTGGATGCAAATAATAAttggggacaaaaaaaaatcaaactctgTACAAACTCTGGAGCATGCTCTCTTTAACTTGCTGTTATTCAGCCTTGGTTTCCTCTTCTGTAGAATTCCAGTAGTaacctcttctctttcctttcaggCTTGCTAGACTAAAATGTGATGATGTGCTGCACCTGCTACAAGTAACTGGCCTATGGTTTCCATCCCTGGTTCCTGTCTGAGTCTCAGATTCCTAAGTATccagaaagagaacagaggacTGTGAAGTTCTTCCTGGTTAGATTGAATAGGTTCTAGAATTCATCTGAGCACAGGATAGTGGTGGTGAATGAATTTAATCCCaagatttgggaggcagagtcagttgggtttctgtaagttcaaagccagcgtggtctacagaacaagttccaatTCAGCTAAGGATACACAGAAAATCCGTGTTTGGAAAACgaggaaagataaaagaaagaatttctgaGAGGTGCTCCATTAACACAGAGAATATTAAGTTTATTCTATAAATGATAATTAAGTAAATTGTATTGGAAGGAAGACAGAATATGAGAATGTATTCTGCTCTATAACAACCCAGTGAATAGAATGATTGAAGCTACATTTTGAtttatagcattaaaaaaaaaaactccaaaaactCTTCACATCCTGATGGTCAACTACATTTTCCTGGTTTAAATACTGTGTAATGATATGTGATCTCAACTCCTGTTCAGTGGCTTGTTGGCAACCATGACATTCATTGTGATCATTCATATTTAAACCTCAGAAATGGCAATCAGCATAAATCAGAAGCATCATGGCAGAACCCTGCAGTGCTTTTGCTAAGATTTGTCCCACAGCTCTGATTCCCAACTCTTCTCACTCGTGTTGGTGATCCCCATTAGCTCTGCACAGGCAGTGGAGTCCAGGCAGACTCTTCTTGCCCAGGAGCAATAAGGAGACAGAAGttcagagagaagcagacagaactAATTGATTGTCGAGTGTAGGATGATACAACCATCCTGTCTCTGTTGATTTTATTCATAAAGATTTCATTATAGATACataagaagaggagaggagaaaggcacacacacacacacagagagagagagagagagagagagagagagagagagagaaagagagagagagagagagagagatttcactTAGACATAGATATCTATCCTTCTGGTCTAGGCcagagccctgagcagaccttgggcctGAACTCTGCATCCAGTCCCACAACACGCAGAGGAAGCTCCACCAACTCCCAGGGTCTCTAACACTCAGAATCATAGTATTAGAAGTGAAGAGGacacatctgtcccaacaccaaTGGAAGTATCTGGGACCAgtgggatccagggacacaggaacctagcccaaccagtggcacaggttccttccagtctgggtccatgccctgagcagaccttgggcccGAACTCTGCAGTcagtcccacaatacccagaggaagctcaactcccaggtgctctaacacacccaggatcccgGGATCCCAAGATCCCATGATCCCAGGGGCTTGGTCACAGCAGAATCTCAGGGCCCCAGAGACAACTTTACTTCCAGGAACTCTGAtgcacccaggatctcaggatcacaggatcccagaatcacaggatcacagagacagctggactctgaggagttctgacacaactaggattacaggcaggaCACGCTCTAGTCAGATATAGCAAAGACAGGTACCACTAGTGAGAACCAGATGGCTGGAtgtaagcataagaacataagcaatagaaaccaaggttacttggcatcatcagaacccaattctcccaacatagcaagtcctggatacaccatcacaccagaaaagcaagattcagatataaaatcacttctcataatgatgatagaggactttaagaaggacataaataactcacttaaagaaatacaggagaacacagataaacagctggaagcacttaaagaggaaacacaaaaatatcttaaataattacaagaaaacaagcaaacaggcaaaggaaatgtacaaaaccattcaagatctaaaaatggaaatagaaacaataaagaaatcacaaagggagacagctctggtgttagaaaacctagaaaagagatcaggagtaatagatgcaagcatcaccaacagtatacaagagatagaagtcagaatctcaggtgcagaagataccatagaaaacattgacccaaaagacaaagaaaatgcaaaataggaactatcctaacccaaaacatccaggaaatccaggacacaatgagaagaccaaatctaaggataacaggttagaagagagcaaagattctcaacttaaaggccagtaaatatttttaacaaaattatagaagaaaacttccctaacctaaaagaagatgcccatgaacatacaaaaaacctacagaacttcaaatagactggaccagaaaagaaattccttccatcacataataatcaaaacgccaaatgcactaaacaaagaaagaatattaaaagcagtaagggaaaaggtcaaataacatataaagacagacctatcaaaattacaccagacttctgaCAAGAGAGTATAAAAGCTAGACGATCCTGGgaagatatcatacagaccctaagagaacacaaatgccagcctaggctactatacccagcaaaactcccaattaccatagacagagaaaccaagatattccatgacaaaaccaaatttacacaaatcCAGTCCTATAAAGAATAATaggtggaaaacaccaacacaaggagggacactacaaactagaaaaagcaagaaagtaatctttcaacaaacccaaaagaagatagccacacagatataattccacctctaacaacaaaataacaggaagtaacaatcactgtTTCTTAATAATCTTAACGTCAATgaactcaactccccaataaaatgacaggCTAACAGACAAGATAGGTAGACAGGACACAACAATTTTCTGCatgcaggaaacacacctcagtgacaaagacagccactacctcagagtgaaaggttggaaaacaattttccaagcaaatggtcccaagaaataagctggagcagtcagtcattctaatatcgaataaaatcaactcaagAGCAACAGATGTATGAAGGTTGGGGTCATAGACAGATGATGCACTTAGCACTTAAAAGgagcagaatgcatagaaacaaacacatatcTAGGACTAATaggctattctgggtcttttgttgttccacATCAAAT
This region includes:
- the LOC110314753 gene encoding olfactory receptor 2A12-like, with the protein product MDSLTVSTMWGMLGQNQSWVSEFILLGFSSDPTTKSILFIVFLLMYLSTVLGNGLIIMLVCLDTQLHSPMYFFLCTLSLLDMSYVTTTMPQMLVHFLAHSQTISFAGCWLQMYVFGAXSLTECMVFVVMAYDRYVAICYPLRYTVILNWDLCIQLAAGSWICGXLSSLLHTFFTMSLPYCGPNRVNHYXCEGPSVRSLACIDTHFVEMVDLVLSVFVVVTPISLIVTSYIHIAKAILQIKSTQGRCKAFSTCASHLTVVTLFYLPATYIYMRPNSSSSPERDKQLSLFYTAFTPLLNPVVYSLRNKDIKRAFLKVMFYSRWTTGLQG